The segment TTAAGTTTTAATGGATCAGATTTTATATCATCAGGCATAGATGCCATCTTTCGTAAAAATGAAGAAACAAAAACATGGAATACCATTAATGCAGCTACAGGATATCCTGGAAGGCCAAAAATAGTTTTCCCATTTACTACACCAACTATAGTGGGTTTACCTGGTTTTACCGCAATTCCGTGTACAAAAACTTCTCCAATATCATCCAGTACGGCCCTCAGAACATCCCCTGTACCTGCAGAAGTCCCACCAGAAGTTATTATAACATCAGCATCCAAATGTTCTTCTATTTTACATTTAAGATCTTCATAATTATCTTTTGCAATGTCCGAATATACTGGCGTGCATCCACAGGTTTTCACAGCATTTGAAATGGTTAAAGAGTTTATATCATATATTTTACCGTATTTTAGTTCGTTTCCTGGTTTAACTATCTCATCTCCCGTTGATATCACTGCAATCTTAGGTTTTTTAAATACCGGCACATTTGTAATACCTATTGCACCCAATACACCTATTTTATCATGTGTAAGTAGTGTTCCTGCTTTTAAGAGGATTTTATCTCTGGAAATATCAGAACCCTTTGGAGCAATATACTGATTATGGGCTGCGCTCTTATAAATATAAATATTTCCATCCTTATTTTCTGTAAATTCAACCATTACTATTCCATTTGCACCTTCTGGAACTGGAGCTCCTGTACTGATTTCAATACATGTTCCTTTTTCAACTTTTCTGGAAGCTGATCCCCCAGCCCTAACCGTTTCTATAAGTTTCAATACCGCAGGATTATCTTCAGATGCACCAAATGTATCCTCCACTTTTACAGCATATCCATCCATTGATGCTCTATTAAAAGGCGGAAGGTCAATTGCTGCATGCATATCTTCAGCAAGAACTCTCCTGTAGGCCTTTTCTAATTTTATTTTCTCAATTTCTTTTTTAATCTTGATATTATTAATTATTTCATTGACTTCATCAGAATCCATTATTTTTAAAAATTCTTTTCCCATTTAAATCACATTTAAATCTTCTAAATTATTTAAATACTGTTTTAAACATTTATTTATAAAGAAATATGATATGACGATTTATTAAGCATGCTAACAAAAATATGTTTTAAGTTTAAAATATTTTTTTATTTAATTTATTTTAAATTGTTAAAAATATAATTTCTGTATATGTGAAAAAATAAGGTATTATTGAGCTGCAGTTTTTTATTTTTATCATTTAGATGCTAAGAATACAAACCCTATCAAACACAAAAGTTAGACATATGCTAATATAAAAATTAAAATCCCTCAAAAGATTCCTTATTTGCTTTTATACATGGATTATTACTGATAATAAATAAAAAACTTCTTTTAATGGGGAATTCAATTTATAATGGAATTAAACCAATTTTAATTTAGTGATCATTCTTCATTTTTGCAAAAGTATTATAACTGATTAAGAATATATATCCCAATACTTGAAAAAAGTAATTTAGTTTATTAAAAAGGTTTCATTTACTGAAAAACAGCGTAATATATTTGACACTTTTTCAATATTAATACATTTATATAAGTTGTTTATCTTAGTTACTGCGATCTTTTAAACTAAATACTATAAAATAGAAGATATTTATAACTTTCTAAAACATAATGGAGGAGAGTATTTGAGAAGAGGACAAGGTAAACAAGGACAAGGGACTCAAGAAATGAGGAGAGTTAGATCTCCACGAAAAGGGGAAATAGCTGGTGTTGTTGAGCAAATATTAGGGCATGGAAAACTAAAAGTAAGATGCGATGATGGTAAAATCAGACTTGCCAGAATCCCTGGAAAAATGAAAAAAAGGATCTGGATCCGTGAAGGGGATGTAGTTCTTGTAAAACCATGGGATTTCCAGAGTGATGAAAAAGCTGACGTTATCTGGAGATATACAAGAACAGAGGCAAACTGGCTTGAACGTAGAGGTTATTTAAACCTATAATCATTTAAATTTTAAAATTCTTAAATGATTATTAAATTTTAATAATTTTAATCGTTTTGATAATGTTTTAATTTTAAGGATAAGCCAAGAAATTAGTGTGAGTTAATTATGGGCTCTAAAATATCAAAAGCAGATGACATTTTAAGAAAAATGCTATCTGAAAAGAGAATTAAAAGCGTTGAAGATAAAAGGGTTGGTAGTGAGGTATTTGATAGCATAACCTTGAAAACACTGTATAAACTGGCAAATACTGGTTATATTCACCGCTTAAATGGTGCAATAAGCACTGGAAAAGAGGCAAATGTGTTTAAAGGCTTGGACGAAGATGATAACTTTGTAGCAGTTAAAATATACAGAGTTACAACTTCTGATTTTAAGAAAATGCAGAACTATATACAAGGGGATCCCAGATTCAATGTTCGAACTGGTAATAAACGCCAGCTTGTAAATGCATGGGTTACAAAAGAATTTAGAAATCTTCAAAGAGCCTATGAAGCCGGAGTAAATGTCCCAAAGCCCCTTATTGCAAAAAATAATGTACTTGTAATGGAATTTATTGGAGATGAAGAAGGAGATGCAGCGCTTCCCATGAGGCATTCCGAAATTCAAGACCCTGAAGAACTTCTAAATAAAGTAATTAACAATATGAAACTTTTATATCAAGAAGCAGGGCTTGTACATGGTGATCTTTCAAGTTACAACATTCTAATTCAAGATGGAGATCCTGTAATTATCGACATTTCACAAGGTATGACTCGTGATCATCCAATCTCTAACGAGCTCTTAAATAGAGATATAGATAACATCGTAAAAGATTTTAAGAAATTAAAGATCAATATATCTAATGAAGAAATAAAAAGCGCGATTAAGGATTTATAAGGATAGAAAAGTATATTACATCGCATATTGAAATATTATTTAAGTTGAAGAAAATATTGTCAAATTTCATTTGACCTTGAAGGAAACCTAGGTTTCCTGAACTGCAAATCTTTCGATTTGCATGCGCAAACACTTCGTGTTTGCATGCTTCGTATTTTCTGAATTACATATTAAATTTTGAGGTGAAAAAGTGCCTAACACTGAATATCTTAAGATTCCAAAGGAAAGAATTGGAGTCCTAATTGGAAAAGACGGCGTTACGAAAGAACATGTTGAAAATATGACACAGACTGAGCTGGATATTGAAAGTGAAACTGGCAGCATCACCATTGTTCCAACTGAAGACATGGAAGATCCACTTGGTGTATGGAAAACCAGATATATTGTGAAAGCAATAGGTAGAGGTTTTAGCCCAGAAACAGCTCTAAAACTAATTAATGATGACTTTATTTTAGAAATAATCAACTTACCGGATTTTGTTGGGAAATCAAAAAAAGCAATTTTAAGACAAAAGGGTAGGATAATTGGTAGAGAAGGCAGAACTAAGGAAATAATTAAAGAAATGACCAATGTTGATGTGTCTGTGTATGGTAAGACTGTAGCACTTATTGGAGATATGGAAAGGATACAGATTGCAAAAGAAGCTGTTGAAATGATTTTAGATGGTGTAAGGCATAAAACTGTCTATTCATTTTTAGAAAGAAAAAAACAGGAACTTAAAAGGAAGGAATTTGAAAATATTGTAATTAAAGATTAAAATTACGCTTAAAAAAATTATGGAATAAAGGAGGCTAACTTTGGAAAGAGAAAAATCTTTGGAAAAAGAAATGTCTATTGAAACCGTAGTATCTGCAGAAAGAGAGGCATCTGAACTTTTTGAAGAGTTTAAAGAGCTTACAGCATCTGAATTTTTCAGAAGAAACAAACAGATGCTTGGTTTTTCTGGTAAAATAAGATCATTAACAATAGTATTCCACGAATTGATTACAAACAGTCTTGATGCTGCTGAAGAAGCAGGGATTCTACCAGAAATAACAATAGACCTTAAAAGAGTTAACAAGGATCATTATATTTTATATCTTAAGGACAATGGACCTGGTATCCCTGAAAATTTTGTAACTAAGGTATTCTGTACCATGTTTGCTGGTTCTAAGTTTAGAAGTATTCAATCAAGAGGACAGCAAGGATTAGGTTGTAGTGGATGTGTTTTATTATCACAAATGACAACCGGAATGCCTGTAAAAATCACCTCAGGGTATAAAGAAGGAGATAAGATTAAAGGAGTTGAAATGACATTCAAAATGGATGTAAAGACTAATCAAGGGCTTATCTTAGATAAAAAAGAAATTGATCTTGAGGAAACTGGCGTAAGCATGGAACTTCACTTCAAAGAAGTTTCCTATTCTTTAAGTGAACAGGGAGCATTTGAATACATAAGAAGGACTATGATTGCAAATCCACACGCTAAAATTATATTCAGAGATCCAACAGGTCATAAATTCATATTTGATAGGGCAACAGATGAAATCCCCCCAATGCCTAAAGAAGTGCTTCCTCACCCAAAAGGAGTAACAGCAGATGATTTAATCTTTATGGCAAAGCATACAGATAAAAGAAGATTTAGAAGCTTACTAACCAGTTCCCTTTCAAGAATGTCAAATAAAAGAATTGATGAAATTGAAAAAATAACTGGAATTGACTTTAACAAGCGCCCTAAAGACATGAAATGGGAAGAAGCAGAACAAATCGTGGAATTATTCCAGAAAATGGATTTTATGGCACCTCCCACAGCAGGATTAATCCCAATCGGTGAAGAACAGATCGAAAAAGGTATGAGAGAAATATTAGAACCTGAATATGTAAAAACAATCACCAGAAAACCTAAAACATATAAAGGAGGAGTATCCTTTATTATTGAGGCAGGAATTGCCTACGGTGGAAAATCAGGAAGAGTTGTTGGAGAGCAGAAAAAAGCAGAAATAATGCGTTTTGCAAACAGAGTTCCCCTAACTTTCGATCAGGGAAGCTGTGGTATAACAGAAGCTCTTAAAAGCATAGATTGGAAACGTTATGGGATAAGAGACCTTGAAAATGCCCCAATAACTGTATTTGCAAATATCATATCCACCCATGTTCCTTACATGTCTACAGGAAAGCAGAGTGTTGCTCCTGAAGAAGAAATTATGCAGGAAGTAAGGCAAGCCACAATGAAAATTGCAAGAAGCTTGCAGAAGTATCTGAATGCAAAAAGAGCCGCTAAAGAAGAAGCCATGCGTTCAAAAATATTTGAAACTTATGTGCCAGTAATATTAAGAGAAGCAGCAATGCTTGCTGAGAAAGATGTTCCTGAATATGATGACGTATTAGCAAAAGTAACAAGGAAACCAAAGATACTGGAGGATATTCATGCTAAATAGAAGAGATGTCGCAATAAACAAGCTCAAGGGATTAGGAGCACAAATTATAGAAGACGTTAATAATGCTAACGTTCCTTCAATCAAAGTGCCTTCCAGAGGTACTTCTAATTTGGTTTATGATGAAGCCAAGAGATACTATGTTTTAGGAGATAGATACGGTAAAAGATCACTTGGTAATGTTAAACAAATTAAAAAGATAGCTCAAATGGTCTATACAGCCAATTTCTGTAAAGATCTTATAAGAACAAATAAAACAGCGACTTTGAGGGAGCTTTATTATATTTCAGAAAGCTGGGATGTTGATTTTGGAGATCAGCAGGAATCAAACATTGTTGGTGAAGACCTTGAAGTTACACTGGGAATGTCAAGAGAAGACCTTGGATTAATGCCAGAAGAAGATGGAGCTTCAGTTTATGGTAATATCGTTCTTAAAGAGGATGATGTTGAAATTAATGCCCTAAAATCAGGTAAATCAGGTTACACAATATCTCCAACCATTGACGATACTGAATTTGTAGATCACGACGTGCAAAGAGTAATTGCAGTAGAAACAATGGGGATGTTCCACAGATTAGTTCAAGAGAAGGCTTATGATAAATTCGATACCCTTATTGTTGGACTTAAAGGCCAGGCAGCAAGAGCAACAAGAAGATTCTTAAAACGTGTTAACACCGAGCTCAATTTACCTGTTTACATCTGTAACGACGGAGATCCATGGGGATTCCACATCGCCATGGTTATAATATCTGGAAGTGCAAAGCTTGCTCACGTTAATCACGACTTAGCAACGCCTGATGCTAAGTTTTTAGGAGTAACAGCAAGTGATATAATTAATTATGACCTTCCAACTGATCCATTGAAGGATATTGATGTTTTAAGACTTAAAGAACTGCTTAAAGATCCTCGTTATAGGGATGAATACTGGAAAACTGAAATTAAGAAAATGCTTAAAATCGGTAAAAAAGCAGAACAGCAGTCATTTTCTAAATATGGTCTTGAATATGTAGTTGATACATATTTACCAGAGAAACTGGATGCTATGTAAAAGGAAATTTTCAATTTCCTACTTTTTTATTTTTTAAACCCATTAAATCAAATATTTTAACTACTATTTTTATTTATATATCTAATATACAAATTACATTAGTATATTGCCTATCTTTTACAATAAATCCATAAAACACATCCCATGCTATTTTAATTATTTAATTTAAATAAATTAAATCTAATAGCGCATTTAAGGACTATTTAATTATATATAAAGGATAAAAACCATTATTTTTCCATTTAAAGCATTAAAAAAATCAAAAGTAATATATAATGCAAGGAATATATTAACTATATAACTGGTGTTTTTATGTTAAGAATAGTGATTGAAGAAATTACATCCCATATTAAATCTCTGGATATTGATGATGAAGCCGTTAAACTCATGGAAAGTTACTTAATTAATGCTCCAAAGATATTTATATGCGGTTATGGAGAATCAGAACTTGTTGGAAAGTCTTTTGCTTCAAGATTAAGTGAAATCCGTCGGAATGTCTATGTAGTAAGCGAAACAGTTGTACCTGGAATTGAGAAGACACATGTTCTTTTAGCAATATCTGGATCTGGAGAAACTGAACCAACCTTGACCATTACAAAAAAGGCACATGAGCTTGGTGCCGATATTATATCCATAACTTCTTTTTCTGATTCGCCGCTTGCCCAAATCTCAGACCTTGTAATTGTAATACCTGGTAGAATAAAAGCAAAAACCAAGAATTATATCGAAAGGAGAGTATCCGGAGAATATGAACCATTAACACCCTTTGGAACCCTATTTGAGATATCAACAAGAGTATTTTTAGAAGGTATTATTACAGAACTTGCAGAGAAATGAAATTAAAATAATATTCATTAGAAAGCATCAAAATAAAAATATTATCAAAAATAAAAGGCTTAAGCCTCGGAAATTTATATTAAAATGCATTCCAGTATTAATAGCTTTTCCATATTTCAACAATCTGCTTAAAATGGCATTGATGGAAATAACTTTATTTATATAGCGATAAAATTTATATTATAATTAAAAGTTAAAGATTAATATTTGAATAGGAGTTGATCTTTTGAAATCTGTTGGTATAAATGGTTACGGAACAATTGGTAAAAGAGTTGCAGACGCTGTTTCTGCGCAGGATGATATGAAAATTGTGGGAGTTACCAAGCGGAGTCCTGACTTTGAAGCCCGAATGGCTGTCGAAAAAGGTTATGATCTTTATATAAGTGTCCCTGAAAGAGAAAGCGCCTTTGAAGAAGCAGGGATCAAAGTAACAGGAACTGCAGACGAATTATTCGAAAAGTTGGATATTGTTGTTGACTGTACGCCTGAAGGTATCGGTGCAAAAAATAAGGAAAATATTTACGAAAAAATAGGATTAAAAGCAATTTTTGAAGGTGGAGAAAAACACGATGCAATAGGGCTTTCATTTAATTCATTCTCAAACTATAAAGATGTTATAGGTAAAGATTATGCCAGAGTTGTGTCATGTAATACAACAGGACTTTGTAGGACTCTTAAACCAATAGATGACCTCTGCGGAATTAAAAAAGTAAGGGCAGTGATGGTAAGAAGAGGTGCCGACCCAAGGCAGGTTAAAAAAGGCCCAATAAATGCTGTTGTTCCTAATCCCCCAACAGTACCTTCACACCATGGACCTGATGTTAAAACAGTTATGTATGGCCTTGATATAACCACGATAGCTTTATTAGTACCTACAACATTAATGCACCAGCACAATTTGATGGTTGAACTTGAATCTAAAGTTAGTGTTGATGATATTAAAGAAACTCTAAATAACACCTCCAGAGTCCTTATACTTAAAGCAAGTGAAGGTCTTGGTTCAACCGCCGAATTTATGGAATATGCAAAAGAATTAGGACGTTCAAGAAACGATCTATTTGAAATTGGGGTATGGGAAGAGTCATTAAATATTGTAGATGGAGAACTCTATTATATGCAGGCAATTCACCAGGAATCTGATGTTGTACCAGAAAATGTGGATGCAATAAGAGCCATGCTTGAAATGGAAGATGATCCTCAAAAATCCATTGAAAAAACAAACAAATCCATGGGTATTCTTTAATTAAAGAATCCCATCAATTTTCTATTTATAAATAAATTTTAAGATATTGATTGATAATAGAATTATCTGCTCTTTTTTAATAGATTTTATTAGATGGAATTAACATATATTCAAAGAATTAATGTGGAATTATTGGATATATCTTGAATATTTCAATGATTTACAGTGATTTTAATGATAAAAGAACTTATTATTTCAATGCGGCCAAGGCAATGGTATAAAAATCTGGTTATATTTGTTGGAATTGTTTTCTCATTTAATCTTTTAAATTTAAATCTATGGATTGGCGCAATTGGTGCATTTGCAGTTTTTTGCGCACTTTCTGGCAGCATATATATATTGAATGATATTATCGATATTGAAAAGGATAAAAACCATCCACAAAAGAGGATGAGGCCCATTGCATCAGAAAGATTAAATCCAAATTACGCTTTAGTATTTGCAGCGATATTTATCATTCTGGCTTTATTTGTTGCTTATTTAATTAATATATTGTTCTTTATTTCAGCATTAACATTCTTCCTGTTAATATTGATTTATTCGCTGTTCTTAAAACATTTTATTATAGTGGATATAATGATTATTTCCACTGGTTTTGTAATAAGGGCAATTGCAGGATGTCTTGCAATTGATGTGCTGGTTTCTCCATGGCTTATAATATGTGCGTTCCTGCTTGCGTTATTTTTAGCAATTGGAAAGCGCAGACATGAATTAATCATACTTGGAGGAAATGCAGAGAATCATAGAAAAATTCTGGATGGATATTCAACTGAAATGCTTGATCAGATGATCAATATAACTACAAGTGCTTTAATTATGTCATATTCCCTTTATACCTTTTTTACAGGTAAAATATTTATAATGCTTACAATTCCCTTTGCATTCTACGGCCTTTTTAGATATATATATCTTGTACATAAAGAAAATTTTGGTGGAGAGCCTGAAATGCTTTTTAAAGATAGAGGGATGTTATTTAGCATTATTTTATGGGTGCTCCTGGCTGTATTCGTACTTTACGGAAGTGTGATTTTCAAATTTTAGGAATAAATAAAGAGTTTTTAACTAATTTCCCATAATCTTAAAAGATGCAAATATTGGATTAATAAAAATACAGGAACTAAATTATGAAATATGATTTACACATTCATTCAAAGTATTCTCGTGATGGGATTCTTGATCCTAAAAAAATAGTAAAGATTGCAATTAAAAAAGGACTTGATGGAATTGCAATTACGGATCATGATACTATTAAAGGTGGTTTAAAGACAAAAGAATACGAGACTGAAGATTTTAAGATTTTAATTGGTTCAGAGGTATCCACTACAAGAGGAGAAATAACTGGACTCTTTTTATCTGAAGACATTAAATCAAAGGAATTTCATGATGTTAGCGATGAAATCAGAGATCAGGGAGGTTTAGTGATTGCTCCACATCCATTTGATAAATTAAGGAAATCAACATTTCGCATTAAAAATGAAGATGCTAAATACATAGATACAATCGAAGTATTTAATTCACGATGCATCCATCAAAAATATAATGAAAGAGCGGCATCATATGCGAAAAAACACAATTTATCCGCAGTTGGAGGTAGTGATGCCCATTTTCCATATGAAATAGGTAAAGCAGGAGTCATTTTAGAATCCTGTGATTTAAGGAATGCTATATTAAAGAACGATTTAAAAGTATTTGGAAAGAGATCCATTTTTTTAAACCATGGAATAACAAAGGTGCTTAAGTTATGGCGAAAAACAAGATCTGGCTGATAATTCTCTTTGCAGTTGCAGTTTACCTTATAATGTGCATATATGCCGACTGGGAAACATTAATATCAGCAATGAAAAATTTTAAATTAATATTTATTCCCTTAATGATAATTTTAACCACCATTGCTTATTTCATCAGATTTTATAAGTGGAATTTTTTCCTTAAGACTGCAGGGGTCAAATTAAACATGAAAGATAACTTATTTGTATTCTTCAGCGGTCTTGGAATGATTATAACCCCTGCAAAAGTGGGGGAAATCTGGAAAGGATGGCTTATTAAGGATATAAATGGCGAAAGCTTAGGTAAAACTGTCCCCGTGGTGATAATTGACCGTTTTACAGACTTAATAGGCCTAATAATCCTATCTTTACTTGGAATTCTTTATTATAAAGAAGGGATATCCATTCTAATAATTTTGATTATAATATTTGCCGGATTTTTTATGGCAGTTAAATCTAAATGGATTTCAAATAAAATAATTTCAATACTCGAAAAAAGAGCAGGAAAATATTCTGGAGATATTAAAACAATGCATAGAACATTTGAAAAAACAATGGCACCTAAAGGACTTGTTTTCATGTCTTTCGTTAGCGCATTTGCATGGTTTTTTGAATGTCTTGCCCTCTATTATGTTATAATAGGATTTGGAGAATCTATTAATATTATTTTATCAACATTTGTATTCAGCTTTGCATCCTTAGCAGGAGCTGTAAGTATGATTCCGGGAGGTCTTGGTATTGCTGAAGGCACAATAACCGGTCTGCTTCAGTATTTTGGACTAAATTCGGCTGTATCAATTGGTACGGCCATAATAATAAGATTCGGTACGCTTTGGTACGGTGCAATTTTAGGATTCAGTGTATATCTAATTTTTAAAAAGAGAATTATTTTAGAAACAACTAAAATTGATAGAGAGGTGAACTGATGTCAAAAGTCGCAGCGATGAAAACATCACCTGAAACCGTAGTTAATGATTATTATACCCTGATGAATTTAGCAGAGTACAAAAAATCCTTGAAAAAGGAAGAGAAAACAATTTTAAAACTTAATCTTTCATGGACGCTCTATTATCCGGCATGTTCAACCCCCCCATGGCAATTAGAAGGTGTGTTAAATACCCTAAAAACTGATAATTACAAGAATATTGTGGCTGTGGAGAATCAAACAGTTGTTACACACCCATGGAAAGGAGCGTACTACAACAAATGGCTGCCACTCCTAAATAGCCATGAAGTAGACTTTAAACCTCTAACAGATGTTGAATGGATTTCTCATAAGCCCAAGTCTGAAATGCTTGCAATGAATGAAATATTCGGCGAAGTTTGGGTTCCAAAGATGTTTTATGATTCCAATGTGATTCATTTTCCTACAGTTAAAACACACGGCCATACAACAACCACAGGAGCTATGAAAAACGCTTTTGGTGGTTTAATTCCTAAATACAGGCACCATGCACATAAAAAGATACATGAAGTCCTGGTTGATCTGCTTTCTATTCAAAAAGAGATTCATAAAGGAATATTTGCAGTGATGGATGGCGGGGTTTGTGGAAATGGAGCAGGGCCACGGACAATGGAACCTTTTATTGGCAATATAATCCTTGCAAGTGAAGATCAGGTTGCAATTGATGCCATTGCAGCTAATATTATGGGATTTGACCCTTTGAAAATAGATTACATTAAAATGGCCCATGATAAAGGATTAGGAATAGGAGATGTTGACCAGATTGAAATAGAGGGCAATATTGAAGACATTAAAAGAATAAATTTCGGTTTTGAAACGAAAAGAAGTCCAATAATCAAATGGGATCAAAGGATCAGGAAAAAAACCATGAATATAGGGTGGCTTCACCAGCTGCTCTTCAATTCTCCCCTGTTTAAATCTTTCATCTTTGCATCTGAATTTTATCACGACAAACTCTGGTATCCAACATTGGGAAAGAAAAAGATAACTGAATTCAAAAAGACTTCCTGGGGCAAAATGTTCAATGCATATAATTATGGAGACTTTCCCGAGTATAAGGAAGTTAAAGACTGGGATCCATACTGAATTGTTTAAAACTCAATTAATAGGTTAAATTAATATATTAATGTACTAAAATAGCATAATTAGGATATAATTAAGTCAATTTTATCAATAAAAAAGTGAAATAATGCCTGAAAGAGTAGATATAGATGAATATTTGGATAAAGACAATCCAAAAATGAATAAAGTTGCCCTGAAGCTGCGTAATCTCATTTTAGAGATGTTTCCAGATATGAATGAAGTCATAAAATGGAAAAATCTTGTATATGAAAAGGAAGGATATGTATGCGCCATCCTTATTCACAAAGCTCATATTAATATCGAATTCTGGAGAGGTACCGAGTTTCAAGACCCTGAAAATCGTCTTGAAGGTACTGGAAAAAAATTAAGACATATTAAAATTAAATCTGAATCTGATATTGATGTTGAATACATTAAAAAGCTTATACAAGAATCTATTGAGCTAAACATTTTAAATTAAGTCTTAATTTCTAAGTAAGTTTGTGGTTGCTTGATAAAATTAGAGAAGAGATATCTTTAGATGATTTTTTTGGAAAAAAATCTGCTGGAAAACCCGTAAACGAAGTTGAGGTAAAATCTATTTTAAATAAAGCTAAAAAGCGTGATTCATGGTTTTTAGTAGATTACTCACTTAATCCTTATCTTGGATGCTCGTATAATTGTCTTTACTGCTACATTAGAGGAAGTCATTACGGGGGAGATACAACACACAAACTCGAAGTTAAATCAAATGCCGCAGAAATTTTGAAAAAACAGCTGAAAAGAAGGGCAAAAAATAAAGAATACGGGTTTATTGGCATTGCATCATCTACCGAGCCATATAACGAAGTTGAAAAAGAAATAAAATTAACGAGAAGCCTGCTTAAAATAATAGCACGATTTAGATTCCCAGTTAGTATTTTAACCAGATCCACATTAGTTTTAAGAGATATAGATATTTTAAAAAAGATTAACGAAAATGCTATTTTACCTCCTGACTTAAAACCCAAATTAAGAGGTGGAGCCATAATTTCATTTTCTTTCTCCACTCCAGATGAAAAACTGGCCAGAATATTTGAACCAAACGCCCCAACACCAAAAGAAAGATTAGAAACCATGAAAAAGTTTAAAGCCCTAGGTTTCAGGACAGGAGTATGTTTTATGCCTGTTTTACCATTTCTATCTGATTCTGAAAAACAGATAGAAAAAATGGTGGTGTTAGCCAAAAATTACGGTGCTGACTCCATTTTAACCGCTGGTTTAACCTTATTTGGGGATGGACCAACTGATTGTAAGACTGTTTACTATAAAACAGTCGAAAAATATTTTCCTGAACTTTTAGAAAAAACTAAAAAACTTTTTGGAGAAAAATTTTATCCAGATCCAAAATACCAGAGAGAACTCGCTGAAAAAGCAAATAGGTTATGCAAAAAATACCATATTAAAAATAGAATAGCTTAAAAAAACAGTGATAAAATGACATCAGACATACGATTTGGCCCTGCAGGAAGACCTATTGGATACAAAGGTAAAACAACAG is part of the Methanobacterium sp. genome and harbors:
- a CDS encoding molybdopterin-binding protein — protein: MGKEFLKIMDSDEVNEIINNIKIKKEIEKIKLEKAYRRVLAEDMHAAIDLPPFNRASMDGYAVKVEDTFGASEDNPAVLKLIETVRAGGSASRKVEKGTCIEISTGAPVPEGANGIVMVEFTENKDGNIYIYKSAAHNQYIAPKGSDISRDKILLKAGTLLTHDKIGVLGAIGITNVPVFKKPKIAVISTGDEIVKPGNELKYGKIYDINSLTISNAVKTCGCTPVYSDIAKDNYEDLKCKIEEHLDADVIITSGGTSAGTGDVLRAVLDDIGEVFVHGIAVKPGKPTIVGVVNGKTIFGLPGYPVAALMVFHVFVSSFLRKMASMPDDIKSDPLKLKISRRFHSSRGRHQYAFVKIENNIAYPILKDSGAITAVAEADGYFEVPKNVEIVEEGSEIEVIPLEII
- the eif1A gene encoding translation initiation factor eIF-1A, with amino-acid sequence MRRGQGKQGQGTQEMRRVRSPRKGEIAGVVEQILGHGKLKVRCDDGKIRLARIPGKMKKRIWIREGDVVLVKPWDFQSDEKADVIWRYTRTEANWLERRGYLNL
- a CDS encoding serine protein kinase RIO; amino-acid sequence: MGSKISKADDILRKMLSEKRIKSVEDKRVGSEVFDSITLKTLYKLANTGYIHRLNGAISTGKEANVFKGLDEDDNFVAVKIYRVTTSDFKKMQNYIQGDPRFNVRTGNKRQLVNAWVTKEFRNLQRAYEAGVNVPKPLIAKNNVLVMEFIGDEEGDAALPMRHSEIQDPEELLNKVINNMKLLYQEAGLVHGDLSSYNILIQDGDPVIIDISQGMTRDHPISNELLNRDIDNIVKDFKKLKINISNEEIKSAIKDL
- a CDS encoding KH domain-containing protein, with the protein product MPNTEYLKIPKERIGVLIGKDGVTKEHVENMTQTELDIESETGSITIVPTEDMEDPLGVWKTRYIVKAIGRGFSPETALKLINDDFILEIINLPDFVGKSKKAILRQKGRIIGREGRTKEIIKEMTNVDVSVYGKTVALIGDMERIQIAKEAVEMILDGVRHKTVYSFLERKKQELKRKEFENIVIKD
- the top6B gene encoding DNA topoisomerase VI subunit B gives rise to the protein MSIETVVSAEREASELFEEFKELTASEFFRRNKQMLGFSGKIRSLTIVFHELITNSLDAAEEAGILPEITIDLKRVNKDHYILYLKDNGPGIPENFVTKVFCTMFAGSKFRSIQSRGQQGLGCSGCVLLSQMTTGMPVKITSGYKEGDKIKGVEMTFKMDVKTNQGLILDKKEIDLEETGVSMELHFKEVSYSLSEQGAFEYIRRTMIANPHAKIIFRDPTGHKFIFDRATDEIPPMPKEVLPHPKGVTADDLIFMAKHTDKRRFRSLLTSSLSRMSNKRIDEIEKITGIDFNKRPKDMKWEEAEQIVELFQKMDFMAPPTAGLIPIGEEQIEKGMREILEPEYVKTITRKPKTYKGGVSFIIEAGIAYGGKSGRVVGEQKKAEIMRFANRVPLTFDQGSCGITEALKSIDWKRYGIRDLENAPITVFANIISTHVPYMSTGKQSVAPEEEIMQEVRQATMKIARSLQKYLNAKRAAKEEAMRSKIFETYVPVILREAAMLAEKDVPEYDDVLAKVTRKPKILEDIHAK
- a CDS encoding DNA topoisomerase IV subunit A, with the translated sequence MLNRRDVAINKLKGLGAQIIEDVNNANVPSIKVPSRGTSNLVYDEAKRYYVLGDRYGKRSLGNVKQIKKIAQMVYTANFCKDLIRTNKTATLRELYYISESWDVDFGDQQESNIVGEDLEVTLGMSREDLGLMPEEDGASVYGNIVLKEDDVEINALKSGKSGYTISPTIDDTEFVDHDVQRVIAVETMGMFHRLVQEKAYDKFDTLIVGLKGQAARATRRFLKRVNTELNLPVYICNDGDPWGFHIAMVIISGSAKLAHVNHDLATPDAKFLGVTASDIINYDLPTDPLKDIDVLRLKELLKDPRYRDEYWKTEIKKMLKIGKKAEQQSFSKYGLEYVVDTYLPEKLDAM
- a CDS encoding SIS domain-containing protein, producing MLRIVIEEITSHIKSLDIDDEAVKLMESYLINAPKIFICGYGESELVGKSFASRLSEIRRNVYVVSETVVPGIEKTHVLLAISGSGETEPTLTITKKAHELGADIISITSFSDSPLAQISDLVIVIPGRIKAKTKNYIERRVSGEYEPLTPFGTLFEISTRVFLEGIITELAEK